Proteins from a genomic interval of Dermacentor variabilis isolate Ectoservices chromosome 8, ASM5094787v1, whole genome shotgun sequence:
- the LOC142589871 gene encoding uncharacterized protein LOC142589871: MEKGGGGAGLSSREARNAYHRERRKRQAESDHPADRARREIELAKQRERKRVKLTAETPQEREARLAAKRESYHARKRAKLGAAAAVEVAVQRRSNTAAESMERQADRTIRLAQCASATNRFKRDFTDNPFGYSRDVCDRLWHLKDLTPGGDAIDEKLSACNRSKSSSTTFHWEPWLGCDDKCVGADDALPLHADQSCQTEHHITLVQCARLHISTCCIGVQVDVS, encoded by the exons AtggagaaaggaggaggaggagcagggcTGTCGAGCCGTGAGGCTCGCAATGCGTATCACCGGGAACGTCGAAAGCGCCAGGCCGAATCCGATCACCCAGCCGACAGAGCTCGACGAGAGATAGAACTGGCCAAGCAGAGAGAGCGGAAGCGCGTGAAGTTGACTGCTGAAACTCCCCAAGAACGAGAAGCAAGACTGGCGGCTAAGCGGGAAAGTTACCACGCTCGTAAGCGCGCCAAGCTAGGCGCCGCAGCCGCCGTCGAAGTCGCCGTTCAACGAAGAAGCAACACCGCTGCCGAGTCTATGGAGAGACAGGCGGACCGCACCATTCGTTTGGCGCAGTGTGCATCGGCCACGAACAGATTCAAGCGTGACTTTACGGATAACCCGTTTGGCTACTCGCGTGACGTGTGCGACAGACTGTGGCATCTAAAGGACTTGACTCCG GGTGGTGATGCAATAGATGAAAAACTCTCGGCATGCAACAGGTCCAAGTCGTCAAGCACCACCTTCCACTGGGAACCATGGCTAGGCTGTGATGATAAGTGCGTTGGCGCG GACGACGCCTTGCCCCTGCATGCTGATCAGTCTTGTCAGACGGAACACCACATCACCCTAGTCCAGTGTGCAAGATTGCACATTTCCACCTGCTGCATTGGAGTCCAGGTTGATGTCTCGTGA